One window from the genome of Dyella sp. A6 encodes:
- a CDS encoding gluconokinase, with the protein MSDRSRISTHCPVGVIVMGVSGSGKSSIGRTLAKTEGWPFLEGDDLHPPGNIARMRAGLPLRDADRAPWLAAVRDWIASHLHEGHSAVAACSALKRDYRDVLRQAGALRFICLSVPTTELARRMQQREHFMPASLLDSQLSTLELPGPDENALVLQPAAPDELVARARQWLAVTTQRA; encoded by the coding sequence ATGAGCGACAGATCACGCATCAGCACCCACTGTCCCGTCGGCGTGATCGTCATGGGCGTCTCCGGCAGCGGTAAAAGCAGTATCGGCAGGACCCTGGCAAAAACTGAGGGCTGGCCGTTTCTCGAAGGCGACGACCTGCACCCGCCCGGCAACATCGCCCGCATGCGCGCCGGCCTGCCGCTGCGCGATGCCGACCGCGCACCGTGGCTTGCGGCCGTGCGCGACTGGATCGCCAGCCACCTGCACGAAGGACACAGCGCGGTGGCGGCCTGCTCGGCACTGAAGCGCGATTACCGCGACGTGCTGCGCCAGGCCGGGGCGCTGCGCTTCATCTGCCTGTCGGTGCCGACCACCGAGCTGGCACGCCGGATGCAGCAACGCGAGCACTTCATGCCGGCGTCGCTGCTGGACAGCCAGCTCAGCACACTGGAGCTGCCGGGCCCGGACGAAAATGCGCTTGTGCTGCAACCCGCCGCACCGGACGAACTGGTCGCCCGGGCGCGGCAATGGCTGGCTGTCACGACACAGCGTGCCTGA
- a CDS encoding GntR family transcriptional regulator, giving the protein MNASLLTIQPTAPEPIYRQIVEQLRRLIASGQLVPGELLPSVREVAGFHAINPMTVSRAYGIAEGEGLLERLRGKGMAVAATHKAAHTQTQRLALLEPQLQALARQARELELPAEPVLRRLTRLLED; this is encoded by the coding sequence ATGAACGCTTCGCTGCTCACCATCCAGCCCACCGCACCCGAGCCGATCTATCGCCAGATCGTCGAGCAGTTGCGCCGGCTGATCGCCAGCGGCCAGCTCGTACCCGGCGAACTGCTGCCGTCGGTGCGCGAGGTGGCCGGTTTCCATGCGATCAACCCGATGACGGTATCGCGGGCCTACGGCATCGCCGAGGGCGAAGGCCTGCTCGAACGCCTGCGCGGCAAGGGTATGGCGGTAGCCGCCACGCACAAGGCCGCGCATACGCAGACCCAGCGGCTGGCCCTGCTGGAACCGCAGCTGCAGGCACTGGCGCGCCAGGCCCGCGAGCTGGAACTGCCCGCCGAACCGGTATTGCGCCGGCTGACCCGGTTGCTGGAGGACTGA
- the rsmG gene encoding 16S rRNA (guanine(527)-N(7))-methyltransferase RsmG, with translation MTARANLHRQLEQGVAALGLTLPAGALERLLDYQALLERWNGAYNLTAIRDPAEMVTRHLLDSLAILPFVEGATLADLGTGPGLPGIPLAIAAPGRQVLLVDSNGKKVRFLREAIRALRLEGVRAVQSRVEDVEGQFDCITARAFASLADMLGWGGHLLAPQGTWLAMKGRAPDDELPGIPPGFAVRGMHALAVPGLDAERRLVVLGR, from the coding sequence ATGACCGCACGCGCCAACCTGCACCGCCAGCTCGAACAGGGCGTGGCCGCGCTTGGCCTGACGCTGCCGGCCGGTGCGCTGGAACGCCTGCTGGACTACCAGGCGCTGCTGGAGCGCTGGAACGGCGCGTACAACCTCACCGCGATCCGCGACCCGGCCGAGATGGTCACCCGGCATCTGCTCGATTCGCTGGCGATCCTGCCGTTCGTCGAGGGTGCGACCCTGGCCGATCTCGGCACCGGGCCCGGCCTGCCGGGCATTCCGCTGGCGATCGCGGCACCGGGGCGGCAGGTGTTGCTGGTCGATTCCAATGGCAAGAAGGTGCGCTTCCTGCGCGAAGCGATCCGCGCGCTCAGGCTCGAAGGGGTGCGCGCGGTGCAATCGCGGGTCGAGGACGTGGAGGGGCAGTTCGACTGCATTACCGCGCGTGCCTTTGCCAGCCTGGCCGACATGCTGGGCTGGGGCGGCCACCTGTTGGCGCCGCAAGGGACCTGGCTGGCGATGAAGGGGCGGGCACCCGACGACGAGCTTCCTGGGATCCCGCCCGGCTTCGCGGTCCGCGGCATGCATGCACTGGCGGTACCGGGGCTGGACGCCGAGCGTCGGCTGGTCGTGCTCGGCCGGTGA
- a CDS encoding pirin family protein → MSERHIRHRVRGVDTADGAGVKLKRIIGQPMLDTLDPFLLLDEFRSDSADDYIAGFPEHPHRGFETVTYMLAGHMRHGDNHGNRGDLGPGSVQWMTAGRGILHSEMPQQENGLMWGFQLWVNLPAKDKMTAPRYQDIAPGRIPSVQLAEGVQAKVIAGEMAGVTGPVEGIATAPIYLDLALDPGARAVIPLPSGHQAFAYVFDGEAAEVAGARLGRSELAVLSEGESVTVAGGESPTRVLLVAGKPLQEPVARYGPFVMNTPEQIHEAIADFRAGRF, encoded by the coding sequence ATGAGCGAGCGCCATATCCGCCATCGCGTGCGCGGCGTCGACACTGCCGACGGTGCCGGGGTCAAGCTGAAGCGCATCATCGGCCAGCCGATGCTGGACACGCTGGATCCGTTCCTGTTGTTGGACGAGTTCCGTTCCGACAGCGCCGACGACTACATCGCCGGCTTCCCCGAGCATCCGCACCGCGGCTTCGAGACGGTCACCTACATGCTGGCCGGCCACATGCGTCACGGCGACAACCACGGCAACCGCGGCGACCTCGGTCCCGGCAGCGTGCAGTGGATGACCGCCGGACGCGGCATCCTGCATTCGGAGATGCCGCAGCAGGAGAACGGCCTGATGTGGGGCTTCCAGCTATGGGTGAACCTGCCGGCGAAAGACAAGATGACCGCACCGCGCTACCAGGACATCGCCCCCGGACGGATTCCTTCCGTGCAGTTGGCCGAGGGCGTGCAGGCAAAGGTGATCGCAGGTGAAATGGCGGGTGTCACCGGCCCGGTCGAAGGCATTGCCACCGCGCCGATCTACCTCGACCTTGCGCTAGATCCGGGCGCGCGGGCGGTCATTCCGCTGCCGTCCGGGCATCAGGCCTTTGCCTATGTGTTCGACGGCGAAGCCGCCGAGGTGGCCGGCGCGCGCCTCGGGCGCAGCGAGCTGGCGGTGCTTTCCGAGGGCGAGAGTGTGACGGTTGCCGGTGGCGAGTCTCCCACGCGGGTGTTGCTGGTCGCAGGCAAGCCTTTGCAGGAGCCGGTGGCGCGCTACGGCCCGTTCGTGATGAACACGCCCGAGCAGATCCACGAGGCGATCGCCGACTTCCGCGCCGGGCGCTTCTGA
- a CDS encoding ABC transporter ATP-binding protein, translated as MNAMLKENDQVAVTPLAVHGLMHCYEGSNVLTGVDLALEPGSVLGLIGRNGAGKSTLIRAMLGLLEPMAGEARIFGEPALKLSDAAKARLSYVPQQPEALPWLTAQQMLDFVGRFYPRWDAHFAKNTLERWKIAPNKLLAKLSPGERQRVDLIRALASQPELLVLDEPAAALDPVARRELLREVALRAGESGTTVLFSTHIVSDLERVASDVAFLHEGRLLLRCEVDETKERYARLWLPPRMSAAAPGASLSHRRHEDGSLSLVVERDEHGQWPEAAQLPGARIDALGLEDLFVEIAE; from the coding sequence ATGAACGCCATGCTCAAGGAAAACGATCAGGTCGCCGTCACTCCGCTCGCCGTGCACGGCCTTATGCATTGCTACGAAGGCAGCAACGTGCTGACCGGCGTGGACCTGGCGCTGGAGCCGGGCAGCGTGCTCGGCTTGATCGGCCGCAACGGCGCCGGCAAGTCGACCCTGATCCGCGCCATGCTGGGTCTACTCGAACCGATGGCCGGCGAGGCGCGCATCTTCGGCGAACCCGCGCTGAAGCTTTCCGACGCGGCCAAGGCGCGCCTGTCCTACGTGCCGCAACAGCCCGAAGCACTGCCCTGGCTCACCGCGCAGCAGATGCTCGACTTTGTCGGCCGGTTCTATCCGCGCTGGGACGCCCACTTCGCTAAAAACACGCTGGAGCGCTGGAAGATCGCGCCGAACAAGCTGCTGGCCAAACTCTCGCCGGGCGAGCGCCAGCGCGTCGACCTGATCCGCGCCCTGGCCTCGCAGCCGGAGCTGCTGGTGCTGGACGAACCGGCCGCCGCGCTCGATCCGGTGGCGCGCCGCGAACTGCTGCGCGAGGTGGCGCTGCGCGCGGGCGAGTCGGGCACCACGGTGCTGTTCTCCACCCACATCGTGTCCGACCTGGAACGGGTCGCCTCGGACGTCGCCTTCCTGCACGAAGGCCGGCTGCTGCTGCGCTGCGAGGTGGACGAAACCAAGGAACGCTACGCCCGCCTGTGGCTGCCGCCGCGCATGAGCGCCGCCGCGCCCGGCGCGTCGCTCAGCCATCGTCGCCATGAAGACGGCAGCCTCAGCCTGGTGGTGGAACGCGACGAACACGGCCAGTGGCCGGAAGCCGCGCAACTTCCCGGCGCGCGCATCGACGCGCTCGGCCTGGAAGACCTGTTCGTGGAGATCGCGGAATGA
- a CDS encoding YecA family protein encodes MTDKADWPSSLDDNELDELDRYLRAHAQEGDGRLLLDGVHGMLSALTVGPMQVLPEEWLPEILHEPFTDEDEGNRVLALLAKLNDSISAELELDAYEPILGEVETDAGMVLSAAGWCEGFSRGIDLRAGLWEKRLADDPSLMEMLGPVMALAVDEGILSAEAEFERLTEDEYDECLSQLPAVLLAVNSYWYQHPVTEAEVDAAVQHADGGERTPPRQRSGHWVH; translated from the coding sequence ATGACTGACAAAGCCGATTGGCCCAGCTCGCTGGACGACAACGAACTGGACGAACTCGATCGCTACCTGCGCGCCCATGCCCAGGAGGGCGACGGCCGCCTGCTGCTTGACGGCGTGCACGGCATGCTCAGCGCGCTGACCGTCGGGCCGATGCAGGTGCTGCCGGAAGAGTGGCTGCCCGAGATCCTGCATGAACCCTTCACCGACGAGGACGAAGGCAACCGGGTGCTGGCATTGCTGGCCAAGCTCAACGACTCGATCAGTGCCGAGCTGGAACTGGATGCCTACGAGCCGATTCTCGGCGAAGTGGAAACCGATGCCGGCATGGTGCTGTCCGCCGCGGGCTGGTGCGAGGGCTTCAGCCGCGGCATCGACCTGCGCGCGGGGCTGTGGGAGAAGCGTCTGGCTGACGACCCCTCGCTGATGGAAATGCTCGGTCCGGTGATGGCGCTGGCAGTGGATGAAGGCATCCTCAGTGCCGAAGCCGAGTTCGAACGGCTCACCGAGGACGAGTACGACGAATGCCTGTCGCAACTGCCGGCGGTGCTGCTCGCCGTGAACAGCTACTGGTACCAGCACCCGGTCACCGAGGCCGAAGTCGATGCCGCTGTCCAGCATGCCGATGGGGGCGAACGCACGCCACCGCGCCAGCGCAGCGGTCACTGGGTGCATTAG
- a CDS encoding SPFH domain-containing protein, with product MILWAALLLSLAAIAFSAVKRVPVGQVYSLHRHGKPLRLLQPGTHVVLPWLDRVAHRIDLGGRVLRFEQPLADARDVRGTVYWQVLEPERADAMIDQADQLIRHGALEALQGETQAHPDGQALGTALKQSLNGLLRERGVMVTRVELELA from the coding sequence ATGATCCTCTGGGCCGCCCTACTGCTTTCGCTTGCCGCCATCGCATTCAGCGCGGTGAAGCGAGTGCCTGTGGGCCAGGTCTACAGCCTGCACCGCCACGGCAAGCCGCTGCGCTTGCTGCAGCCGGGTACGCATGTGGTGCTGCCCTGGCTGGACCGGGTGGCGCATCGTATCGATCTGGGTGGACGGGTGCTGCGCTTCGAGCAGCCGCTGGCCGACGCGCGCGATGTGCGCGGTACGGTGTACTGGCAGGTGCTGGAGCCGGAACGTGCCGACGCCATGATCGATCAGGCCGATCAGCTGATCCGTCATGGCGCGCTGGAAGCCTTGCAGGGCGAGACGCAGGCCCATCCGGACGGACAGGCGCTGGGTACGGCGCTCAAGCAGAGCCTTAATGGCCTGTTGCGCGAGCGCGGCGTGATGGTGACCCGGGTGGAGCTGGAGCTCGCCTGA
- the xth gene encoding exodeoxyribonuclease III: MKIASWNVNSLKVRLPHLLQWLEEARPDVVALQETKLEDAKFPVDELAAAGYRSVYAGQKTYNGVAIIARDEPRDVVTDIPGLDDPQRRILAATVGDLRVVDLYVVNGKAVDDEKYVYKLHWLERVREFLAAELQRHPKLVVLGDFNIAPDDRDVYDPVGWGEDILCSPPERAALKAITDLGLHDSFRLFEPEAGHFSWWDYRQAAFRRNMGLRIDLILIGEALKPAAMAAAIDRTPRRWERPSDHTPVTLDLDI; this comes from the coding sequence ATGAAAATCGCTTCGTGGAACGTGAATTCGCTGAAGGTGCGTCTGCCGCACCTGCTGCAATGGCTGGAAGAGGCCAGGCCGGACGTGGTGGCCCTGCAGGAAACCAAGCTGGAAGACGCGAAGTTTCCCGTCGACGAGCTGGCCGCCGCCGGTTACCGCAGTGTCTATGCGGGGCAGAAGACCTACAACGGTGTGGCGATCATTGCCCGCGACGAACCGCGCGACGTGGTGACCGATATTCCTGGCCTGGACGATCCGCAGCGGCGCATCCTCGCCGCCACCGTGGGCGACCTGCGGGTGGTCGACCTGTACGTGGTCAACGGCAAGGCGGTCGACGACGAGAAGTACGTCTACAAGCTGCACTGGCTGGAGCGTGTGCGTGAGTTTCTCGCCGCCGAACTGCAGCGTCATCCGAAACTGGTGGTGCTGGGCGACTTCAACATCGCGCCTGACGACCGCGACGTCTATGACCCGGTCGGCTGGGGCGAGGACATCCTGTGTTCGCCGCCCGAGCGCGCCGCGCTGAAAGCGATCACCGACCTGGGCCTGCACGACAGCTTCCGGCTGTTCGAGCCGGAGGCCGGCCACTTCAGCTGGTGGGACTACCGGCAGGCGGCGTTCCGGCGCAACATGGGCCTGCGCATCGACCTGATCCTGATCGGCGAAGCGCTGAAGCCGGCAGCCATGGCGGCGGCCATCGACCGTACGCCCCGTCGCTGGGAGCGTCCTTCCGACCACACGCCGGTAACGCTGGACCTGGATATCTGA
- a CDS encoding pitrilysin family protein — MKKRALRLTAAISLALAATGAMAATHEADVTRATLDNGLRVVIVRDTLAPVVTTELNYLAGSDEAPAGFPGTAHAVEHMMFRGSPGLSKNQLAAIAANMGGAFNADTTQGVTQYYFVAPSQDLDVALHVQSLRMRGVDMSPKEWSKERGAIEQEVSRDLSSPDFKFYTQLLQQMFAGTPYAHTPLGTRPSFNKTTAGMLKHFHDTWYAPNNAILVIAGDVDPTATLAKVKSEFGDIPRKTIPARPRFDFKPVEAKTVKLPTDSPYGSVYLSYRMPGLTSKDYATALVLSQAMGSQRAALAGMRFDGTALYGGFFDQAMPHAGVGMAVGIFPKGGNPQPILTRMQTILAQAASKGIDPSLVDAAKRKAIAALEFKKNSVDGLANAWSSALAFQGLESPDEMKQAIEAVTPAAVNALARATFEPAHAITAILTPESSGKPVAGKGFGGAESFASTPDKPVQLPAWAAKAFGKLEVPRSTLHPTRYVLPNGLTLIVQPESVSNTVELYGSIKTNEDLQSPKGEEGVADVLDGLFPFGTEHMNRLQFQRALDEISAHVDAGSSFSLSVPSAHFAQGVQLLADNELHPALPAQAFAVVQHQTAGEVAGALQSPGFLFRYGLNKALLPAHDPSLRHATPQGVMGLSLDKVRQYYARTFRPDMTTIVIVGKVDPAQAKQVVEQAFGGWKATGPKPDTHYAAVPANKPGKLHVPDSSAVQDTVTMAQTIDVTWNDPARFAINLGNQVLGGGFYASRLTRDLREKHGLVYTVGVGFSPEKHRGTYSVYFGCDPDKVSAASAMVVRDLKQMQQQPVTETELKQAKGILLRRIPLGESSFSAIGGQLLTLSMEGKPLDGMTLAGQHYLALTAPQVQQAFARYVRPDGLVTAVKGPAPKN; from the coding sequence ATGAAGAAGCGAGCGCTCCGCCTGACGGCGGCAATTTCACTGGCCCTGGCCGCGACCGGCGCGATGGCCGCCACGCATGAAGCCGACGTCACCCGCGCCACCCTGGACAACGGCCTGCGGGTGGTGATCGTGCGCGACACGCTGGCCCCGGTGGTGACCACCGAACTCAACTACCTGGCCGGTTCCGACGAAGCGCCGGCGGGCTTCCCGGGTACCGCGCACGCGGTGGAGCACATGATGTTCCGCGGCAGTCCCGGCCTCAGCAAGAACCAGCTGGCGGCGATCGCGGCGAACATGGGCGGCGCCTTCAATGCCGATACCACGCAGGGCGTGACGCAGTACTACTTCGTGGCGCCGTCGCAGGACCTGGATGTAGCCCTGCATGTGCAGAGCCTGCGCATGCGCGGCGTGGACATGAGCCCGAAGGAGTGGTCGAAGGAGCGCGGCGCGATCGAGCAGGAAGTCTCGCGCGACCTGTCCAGCCCGGATTTCAAGTTCTATACCCAGTTGCTGCAGCAGATGTTCGCCGGCACGCCGTATGCGCATACGCCGCTGGGCACGCGGCCTTCGTTCAACAAGACCACCGCGGGCATGCTCAAGCACTTCCACGACACCTGGTACGCGCCGAATAACGCGATCCTGGTGATCGCCGGCGACGTCGACCCCACCGCCACGCTGGCGAAGGTGAAGTCGGAATTCGGCGACATCCCGCGCAAGACGATTCCGGCACGGCCCCGCTTCGACTTCAAACCGGTCGAGGCGAAGACGGTGAAGCTGCCGACCGACAGCCCCTACGGCTCGGTCTACCTGAGCTACCGCATGCCCGGGCTCACCTCGAAGGATTACGCCACCGCGCTGGTGCTGAGCCAGGCAATGGGCTCGCAGCGGGCCGCGCTGGCCGGCATGCGCTTCGACGGTACCGCGCTGTACGGCGGCTTCTTCGACCAGGCCATGCCGCATGCCGGCGTGGGCATGGCGGTGGGCATCTTCCCCAAGGGCGGCAACCCGCAGCCGATCCTGACCCGGATGCAGACGATCCTGGCCCAGGCCGCCAGCAAGGGCATCGACCCGTCGCTGGTCGACGCGGCCAAGCGAAAGGCCATCGCCGCGCTGGAATTCAAGAAGAACTCGGTGGACGGCCTGGCCAATGCCTGGTCGTCGGCACTGGCTTTCCAGGGTCTCGAATCGCCGGATGAGATGAAGCAGGCGATCGAGGCAGTGACCCCGGCCGCAGTGAACGCGCTGGCCAGGGCCACCTTCGAGCCGGCCCACGCGATCACCGCCATCCTCACCCCGGAAAGCTCTGGCAAGCCGGTCGCGGGCAAGGGCTTCGGCGGCGCCGAGAGCTTCGCCAGCACGCCGGACAAGCCGGTGCAGCTGCCGGCCTGGGCGGCCAAGGCCTTCGGCAAGCTGGAGGTACCGCGCTCCACCCTGCACCCGACCCGCTACGTGCTGCCCAACGGGCTGACCCTGATCGTGCAGCCGGAGTCGGTCAGCAACACGGTGGAGCTGTACGGCAGCATCAAGACCAACGAAGACCTGCAGTCGCCCAAGGGCGAAGAGGGTGTGGCCGACGTGCTGGACGGCCTGTTCCCGTTCGGCACCGAGCACATGAACCGGCTGCAGTTCCAGCGCGCGCTGGATGAGATCAGCGCCCATGTCGACGCCGGTTCCAGCTTCTCGCTGTCGGTGCCATCAGCGCACTTCGCCCAGGGCGTGCAGCTGCTGGCCGACAACGAACTGCATCCGGCCCTGCCGGCGCAGGCATTCGCGGTGGTGCAGCACCAGACCGCGGGTGAAGTGGCCGGCGCCCTGCAGTCGCCCGGCTTCCTGTTCCGCTACGGCCTGAACAAGGCGCTGCTGCCCGCGCACGATCCCTCGCTGCGCCACGCCACGCCGCAGGGCGTGATGGGCCTGAGCCTGGACAAGGTCAGGCAGTACTACGCCAGGACCTTCCGTCCTGACATGACCACTATCGTGATCGTGGGCAAGGTCGACCCGGCACAGGCGAAGCAGGTCGTGGAGCAGGCCTTCGGCGGCTGGAAGGCGACCGGGCCAAAACCCGACACCCACTACGCTGCCGTACCGGCGAACAAGCCCGGCAAGCTGCATGTGCCCGACAGCAGCGCGGTACAGGACACTGTGACGATGGCCCAGACCATCGACGTAACCTGGAACGACCCGGCACGGTTCGCCATCAACCTGGGCAACCAGGTGCTGGGCGGCGGCTTCTATGCCTCGCGGCTCACCCGCGATCTGCGCGAAAAGCACGGCCTGGTCTACACCGTCGGCGTCGGTTTCTCGCCCGAGAAACATCGCGGCACCTACAGCGTCTACTTCGGCTGCGATCCGGACAAGGTCAGCGCAGCCAGCGCCATGGTGGTGCGCGACCTGAAGCAGATGCAGCAGCAGCCGGTGACCGAGACCGAGCTGAAGCAGGCCAAGGGCATCCTGCTGCGGCGCATTCCGCTGGGCGAATCCAGCTTCAGCGCGATCGGCGGACAGCTGCTGACGCTGTCGATGGAAGGCAAGCCGCTGGATGGCATGACCCTCGCCGGCCAGCACTACCTGGCGTTGACCGCACCGCAGGTGCAGCAGGCGTTCGCCAGGTACGTGCGCCCGGACGGACTGGTCACCGCAGTGAAGGGACCGGCGCCGAAGAACTGA